The Paralichthys olivaceus isolate ysfri-2021 chromosome 9, ASM2471397v2, whole genome shotgun sequence genome contains a region encoding:
- the aup1 gene encoding lipid droplet-regulating VLDL assembly factor AUP1, producing METRGIEDMFDFRRFPKDAVVLLLLLVYFPVGMCLMFIRIFIGVHVFLVSCALPESFVRRFIVRVMCSVLGMHVRQKNPRSRDKNTKLYISNHVTDFDLNIINLLTPCNTPQLEGSTGFMCWARGFMEIHSTSGQGAIGETLQRYCSTEGTAPLLLFPEEDTTNGRAGLLKFSSWPFSLTDSIQPVALRVTRPLIALNTPDSSWLIELLWTFFAPCTVYHVSWLPPVSRQDGESTQEFANKVQELLAGELGLVSTKITKADKVEHIKRRRHTVPQTSTTVRPSSIGLGFMVQSLGTDDHRIAKMAQQVKDVLPHVPLNVIAKDLAKTNCVDTTITNLLENREETPMEATGTSTFGPSKISSNSSGSAPTIKPAAKSFGKSPVDRHLSLQDRKEALYNFARRRYIEKHGLNQEDTP from the exons ATGGAGACTCGGGGGATCGAAGACATGTTTGACTTTCGACG GTTCCCTAAAGATGCAGTTGTTCTTCTGCTGTTGCTGGTTTACTTTCCCGTTGGCATGTGTTTGATGTTCATACGGATTTTTATCGGCGTACACGTGTTCTTGGTCAGCTGTGCACTTCCAGAAAGTTTTGTTAGAAG ATTTATTGTGAGAGTTATGTGCTCGGTGCTGGGCATGCACGTGAGACAGAAAAACCCTCGctccagagacaaaaacaccaAGCTGTACATTAGCAATCATGTGACAGACTTCGACCTCAACATAATCAACCTCCTGACCCCCTGTAATACT CCACAGCTAGAGGGCTCCACAGGCTTCATGTGTTGGGCCAGAGgcttcatggaaatccattcaacATCTGGCCAAGGAGCGATAGGGGAGACTCTTCAGAGATACTGTTCCACTGAAGGCACCGCACCTTTGCTCCTGTTTCCTGAGGAGGACACCACAAACGGCCGTGCTGGCCTGCTCAAGTTCAG TTCTTGGCCTTTCTCACTGACTGATTCCATTCAACCTGTGGCCTTAAGGGTGACCAGACCATTGATTGCTTTG AACACACCTGACTCCAGCTGGCTGATCGAGCTGTTGTGGACTTTTTTTGCTCCATGTACAGTGTATCATGTAAG TTGGCTCCCACCAGTTTCCAGACAAGATGGGGAGTCCACACAGGAGTTTGCCAACAAAGTCCAGGAG CTTCTAGCAGGTGAACTTGGCCTGGTCTCCACCAAGATCACTAAAGCTGATAAAGTTGAGCACATCAAAAGGAGAAGACACACGGTACCACAAACATCTACAA CTGTCAGACCCAGCTCTATTGGGCTTGGTTTCATGGTGCAGAGTTTGGGCACAGATGATCATCGGATTGCTAAGATGGCCCAACAAGTGAAGGATGTGCTGCCTCATGTTCCACTTAATGTCATCGCAAAGGATTTAG CGAAAACCAATTGTGTTGACACCACCATAACAAATTTGCTGGAGAACAGGGAGGAAACTCCAATGGAAGCAACCGGGACGTCAACATTTGGGCCTTCAAAGATTAGCTCCAACTCCTCTGGTTCTGCACCCACCATAAAG CCTGCTGCCAAATCTTTTGGGAAATCACCAGTTGACAGACATTTGTCTCTCCAAGATAGAAAAGAAGCGCTGTATAATTTTGCAAGAAG ACGCTACATTGAAAAACACGGATTGAATCAAGAAGACACTCCCTGA
- the ctsf gene encoding cathepsin F — MEAGFRCSPLIVCLAVAAALGSVLGLGEDLDRPLFGPPGSPIQLHGSDPGLKKALQFAEDHYNRGSNAMHLRKISRFISATKQLVKGIRYTITVEVSNTQCKKSTMLRTCDFYPQPQKLKTELCMFEVWDIPWQGTSTLLKQKCQPKVEFQVKETNEVEDLSINPPLEESVELLGQFKEFMVKYNKVYSSQDEADRRLSIFHENLKTAEKLQSLDQGSAEYGVTKFSDLTEEEFRSTYLNPLLSQWTLHRPMKPASPAKGPAPASWDWRDHGAVSSVKNQGMCGSCWAFSVTGNIEGQWFLKNGTLVSLSEQELVDCDGLDQACNGGLPSNAYEAIEKLGGLETETDYSYIGKKQSCDFATKKVAAYINSSVELSKDEKEIAAWLAENGPVSVALNAFAMQFYRKGVSHPLKIFCNPWMIDHAVLMVGYGERKGIPFWAIKNSWGEDYGEQGYYNLYRGGWSQSQPTLGRYNLMTNIQRQTTIHTHIHMHVQSRVSDLPNLHVYGLYLYSLLTWLTQGSCSSASGIMSQATKRKHVVQEVLGDFVTPTEKQQIVKITGSRGNNLHETVTAQGEIFLVSMPTKFRKNIWIKRGDYVIVDPIEEGEKVKAEISFILYKDHIQHLQKQQLWPEGFMEESSAQDKTNKQQETAGKEEEEEVSDSEDDESDLFVNTNRCNYQYSESEEEDSEEEEEDK; from the exons ATGGAGGCTGGATTCCGCTGCTCTCCGCTGATCGTGTGTCTGGCTGTGGCCGCCGCGCTGGGCTCGGTGCTCGGGCTCGGCGAGGACCTGGACCGGCCTCTCTTCGGGCCTCCCGGTTCTCCCATCCAGCTCCACGGGTCTGACCCCGGGCTGAAGAAGGCTCTGCAGTTCGCCGAGGATCACTACAACCGGGGCTCTAACGCCATGCACCTCCGCAAGATCAGCCGCTTCATCTCCGCGACCAAACAG ctggtTAAGGGAATCCGCTACACAATAACAGTGGAAGTGAGTAACACTCAGTGCAAGAAATCCACCATGCTCCGGACATGTGACTTCTACCCTCAGCCACAGAAACTCAAG ACGGAGCTGTGCATGTTTGAAGTGTGGGACATCCCCTGGCAGGGCACTTCGACTCTGCTCAAACAGAAGTGCCAACCTAAAG TTGAATTCCAAGTGAAAGAGACCAACGAGGTGGAGGATCTATCCATCAACCCGCCTCTCGAG GAatctgtggagctgctggggCAGTTCAAAGAGTTCATGGTCAAGTACAATAAGGTTTACAGCAGCCAGGATG AGGCAGACCGTCGTCTGAGCATCTTCCATGAGAACCTCAAGACTGCTGAGAAGCTCCAGTCTCTGGATCAGGGCTCAGCGGAATATGGAGTCACTAAGTTCAGTGACTTGACCG aggAAGAGTTTCGCTCTACATACCTTAACCCGCTCCTGAGCCAGTGGACCCTCCATCGACCAATGAAACCGGCCTCTCCCGCCAAAGGTCCCGCCCCTGCCAGCTGGGATTGGCGGGATCATGGAGCTGTCAGTTCTGTGAAGAATCAG gGTATGTGTGGATCCTGCTGGGCCTTTTCTGTCACTGGGAACATTGAGGGCCAGTGGTTCCTGAAAAATGGAACTCTGGTGTCACTGTCTGAACAAG AGCTGGTTGACTGTGATGGTTTGGACCAGGCGTGCAATGGAGGGCTGCCATCAAACGCTTATGAAGCCATTGAGAAGCTGG GTGGCCTGGAGACAGAGACTGACTACTCCTACATCGGGAAGAAGCAGAGCTGTGACTTCGCTACAAAGAAAGTAGCTGCATACATCAACAGCTCTGTGGAGCTGTCCAAAGACGAGAAGG agaTTGCAGCTTGGCTTGCTGAAAATGGGCCAGTCTCTGTGGCTCTGAATGCCTTTGCGATGCAG TTCTACAGGAAGGGTGTATCTCACCCCTTGAAGATCTTCTGCAACCCGTGGATGATTGACCACGCTGTCCTGATGGTGGGATACGGAGAAc gtaAAGGTATCCCATTCTGGGCCATCAAAAACAGCTGGGGGGAGGATTATGGAGAGCAG ggTTACTACAACCTATACAGGGG aggctggagccaatcccagccaACATTGGGGCGGTACAACCTGATgaccaacatacagagacaaacaaccattcacactcacattcacatgcaTGTCCAATCTAGAGTCTCTGATCTACCTAATCTGCATGTGTatggact GTATTTATACAGCCTGCTGACGTGGCTGACAC aaggctcctgcagctcagcctcTGGAATAATGTCGCAAGCCACCAAACGCAAACACGTGGTCCAGGAGGTTCTGGGAGACTTTGTGACGCccacagagaagcagcagataGTGAAG ATCACTGGTAGCCGTGGTAACAACCTCCATGAAACTGTCACGGCTCAGGGTGAGATCTTCCTGGTGAGCATGCCCACCAAGTTCCGCAAGAACATCTGGATCAAGAGAG GTGACTATGTGATAGTGGATCCTAtcgaggaaggagagaaggtgaAGGCAGAGATCAGTTTCATTCTCTACAAAGATCacattcagcatctgcagaaacagcagctctg GCCCGAGGGTTTTATGGAGGAGTCTTCAGCACAGGACAAGACAAACAAGCAGCAGGAGACGgcaggaaaagaggaggaagaggaggtcaGTGACTCTGAGGACGACGAGAGCGACCTGTTTGTGAACACCAACCGCTGTAACTACCAGTACAgtgagagcgaggaggaggacagtgaagaagaggaggaggacaaataA
- the LOC109627895 gene encoding N-acetyllactosaminide beta-1,3-N-acetylglucosaminyltransferase 2-like yields MAVCHCNWYGVVICLCSPCICLLLLLLFTYTCLMLSKNVTNPKGAHFVAPGTFRNDSFAPMPKSFWALSLQGNSLWNHLQLVTERHHNPILAPHNRKMRFDNESLLWQGFSEVTHLENGTSKFDMQPQPIKDFVSHMHQRDYPILLQPDGMCGAGAKNEKKRPLLLIAIKSSELNLRNRQAIRRTWGQVGWVAGHSRNKSSGEEIGGYVRRVFLLGRENRENLSAGVSEFLQTESELYGDILQWDFKDTFFNLTLKDVLFWSWFSNVCGSIQFVLKGDDDVFVNSMKMITYLQDQLKKPQVHETMKDFMVGQVISEAAPIRARNSKYFIPESFYKGLYPLYAGGGGVVYSGLLTRRLHLMSKRVHLFPIDDVYVGMCMVRLNISPINHPAFLTFDFAAKEEKDPCLYHSILLVHKRSPQEIVNLWADMKKTQTQCWDVPLRKTGPGQGT; encoded by the coding sequence ATGGCAGTGTGTCACTGTAACTGGTACGGCGTGGTAATCTGCTTGTGCAGCCCGTGCATTtgcctgctcctgctcctgctcttcACCTACACCTGTTTGATGCTGAGTAAAAACGTAACAAACCCCAAAGGTGCTCATTTTGTGGCCCCCGGAACCTTCAGAAATGACAGCTTTGCCCCGATGCCTAAATCTTTCTGGGCGCTCTCCTTGCAAGGTAACAGCCTCTGGAACCATCTGCAGTTGGTCACTGAGCGCCACCACAACCCCATCCTGGCTCCCCACAACAGAAAGATGAGGTTTGACAATGAATCCCTGCTGTGGCAAGGTTTCTCTGAAGTTACACATTTGGAGAATGGGACGTCAAAGTTTGACATGCAACCACAGCCAATTAAAGACTTTGTGAGCCACATGCATCAGAGGGATTACCCGATCCTCTTACAGCCGGATGGTATGTGTGGAGCTGGGGCAAAAAACGAGAAGAAGCGCCCTCTTCTCCTCATTGCCATCAAGTCATCAGAGCTGAACTTAAGGAACCGACAGGCCATTCGACGGACGTGGGGCCAGGTGGGTTGGGTGGCAGGACACAGCAGGAACAAGAGCAGCGGAGAAGAAATTGGGGGGTATGTCCGCAGGGTCTTCCTGCTCGGTAGAGAAAACCGAGAGAACCTGAGTGCAGGTGTGTCCGAGTTTctgcagacagagagtgaaCTGTATGGAGACATTCTGCAGTGGGACTTCAAGGACACATTTTTCAACCTCACCCTGAAGGACGTGCTCTTCTGGAGCTGGTTCTCGAATGTCTGTGGCAGCATTCAGTTCGTCTTAAAGGGAGACGATGACGTCTTCGTCAACAGCATGAAAATGATAACCTATCTGCAGGACCAGCTCAAGAAGCCACAAGTACATGAGACGATGAAAGACTTCATGGTTGGACAAGTCATCAGTGAGGCAGCGCCCATCCGAGCCAGAAACTCCAAGTACTTCATCCCTGAGAGCTTCTACAAGGGCCTCTATCCTTTGTACGCAGGCGGGGGCGGGGTGGTGTACTCAGGTCTGCTGACCAGACGTCTACACCTGATGTCCAAAAGGGTTCACCTGTTCCCCATTGACGATGTTTACGTGGGTATGTGTATGGTTCGGCTCAACATTTCCCCGATCAACCACCCCGCCTTCCTCACGTTTGACTTTGCCGCAAAAGAGGAGAAGGATCCGTGCTTGTATCACAGCATATTATTGGTCCACAAGCGAAGCCCCCAAGAGATAGTGAACCTGTGGGCAGACatgaaaaagacacagacacagtgttgGGATGTGCCCCTGAGGAAAACAGGCCCAGGACAAGGAACCTAA